Proteins found in one Etheostoma spectabile isolate EspeVRDwgs_2016 chromosome 14, UIUC_Espe_1.0, whole genome shotgun sequence genomic segment:
- the LOC116701246 gene encoding uncharacterized protein LOC116701246: MFAKPGAPQRGEMLTIQVKNTMLHLNGQNLRLAAKNGRSSKTPGLHLSATHGKETAGQLVVCSPTREGTAQSVVLLPEAPRPDADREAQSQPVRRPLKLTPLELPEEVREAQRQKLLFIQQEAKPASCRLDVTANEPRTRKVKSCVRQRLVKAPAGPSVSTEPLKAQKQNPSLRPQLTRSVPVEHNGRWPLEDVVCRGTPAPMCSKPAPPLLSLRVKALAARGAEVARQNPSTLQEEVGKRRLRLQRAQCLVEDQCNSNTPTGGLCADKGKPAQGVQSKGQRAERERAPRVLPHPGKGIKEPPAASWDHGRVSQQTARCTLNQKPTEGGSGEHTLNGVKTSASKGSRAGCRSKGFDTSTDTLRLVPE; the protein is encoded by the exons ATGTTTGCCAAACCT GGGGCTCCCCAGAGAGGAGAAATGTTGACCATCCAAGTTAAAAATACCATGTTGCATCTGAACGGTCAAAACCTCAGACTGGCAGCTAAAAATGGCCGCAGCTCTAAAACACCTGGCCTCCATCTGTCAGCGACCCACGGGAAGGAGACCGCGGGTCAGCTCGTGGTCTGCTCGCCGACCCGGGAGGGCACGGCACAGTCGGTCGTGTTGCTGCCCGAGGCGCCCAGGCCTGACGCGGACAGGGAGGCCCAGAGTCAGCCAGTCAGGCGACCGCTGAAACTCACCCCGCTGGAGCTGCCGGAGGAGGTGAGGGAGGCTCAGAGGCAAAAACTTCTGTTTATCCAGCAGGAAGCCAAACCTGCTTCCTGTAGGCTAGATGTGACGGCGAACGAGCCCCGTACAAGGAAGGTGAAATCCTGTGTGAGGCAGAGATTGGTAAAAGCTCCAGCCGGCCCTTCTGTTTCCACTGAGCCCCTCAAAGCCCAAAAGCAAAACCCATCCTTGCGGCCCCAGCTGACACGCTCCGTCCCCGTAGAGCACAACGGACGCTGGCCTCTGGAGGATGTGGTGTGTCGAGGTACGCCAGCTCCCATGTGCAGCAAGCCTGCCCCTCCTTTACTCTCTCTCCGAGTTAAAGCTCTGGCCGCACGTGGCGCAGAGGTGGCACGCCAGAACCCCAGCACCCTCCAGGAAGAGGTGGGGAAGAGGAGGCTGAGGCTGCAGAGAGCACAATGCCTAGTAGAGGATCAGTGCAACTCAAACACGCCAACAGGGGGATTATGTGCAGATAAAGGCAAGCCGGCCCAAGGTGTCCAAAGCAAAGGGCAGCGGGCGGAGAGGGAGAGGGCTCCGAGAGTCCTGCCGCATCCTGGAAAAGGCATCAAAGAGCCTCCTGCAGCCTCCTGGGATCACGGACGTGTCAGTCAGCAAACTGCAAGATGCACTCTGAATCAGAAACCCACTGAAGGCGGGAGCGGTGAACACACACTCAACGGTGTGAAGACAAGTGCTTCTAAAGGGAGTAGGGCTGGGTGTCGCTCAAAAGGTTTCGATACCAGTACCGATACTTTGAGACTGGTTCCTGAAtga